Proteins encoded within one genomic window of Komagataella phaffii GS115 chromosome 3, complete sequence:
- a CDS encoding U2-snRNP associated splicing factor with similarity to the mammalian splicing factor SAP49 produces MSTADLSHIPGINANSKIISPLSSDNSSSSPKRLFLNRAVKALTSKNSSGTNHSSEIESIIEPRNKKNSSMRHSHASLPCLSTTSITALPLTRSHFLDVYSKGKWNLSTVPAPPCFEGIGILKPPEAYHEAVRLGILDSLINAKQWENHSAEFLEIIKKVTRIFGVKGASISLISCKFQEVKYQHNLGFDKCPRFLSIDAHAILSMSDFVLLDASKDWRTQKNPLVQGPPMIKFYCGVPICSRTGHVMGILAIFDDMPRSSFDTNQIKVLQGHVSKIWQLLETSDNMLDEKDKDKKMESIASPAGSKPLLPTNGTANPLFQQIGRATSNSISNTSFKLAGDILFDKDRSGSAYQSSKNFSISKHDLACVYRDRFDKCLWQKLLESKSMRKAAGILCEQICIQNGINLAYVAEIRVVERFKIRQSFFPPKNNSILYDNYKYQDQLVKSGEPRCAIRVYGTNSDRRSSVPNLSLDTQLHLSGFKSKLGLAFQGRDPKSYVKSGMVVPFFKGNAKLVKKKPEKKYLDTDMVELNLKSNGFVIVCVNDNPNKIAEEKVDGILKNAFLFRKIFLV; encoded by the coding sequence ATGAGTACAGCTGACTTATCTCATATACCGGGAATCAATGCCAACTCTAAAATTATATCTCCCCTCAGCAGCGACAACTCTTCATCTAGTCCCAAAAGACTCTTTCTCAATAGAGCAGTAAAAGCTTTGACGTCCAAAAACTCCTCTGGAACTAATCATTCAAGCGAAATTGAGTCCATAATTGAGCCAaggaacaaaaaaaattccagTATGAGACACTCTCACGCATCTCTTCCTTGTCTTAGTACTACCAGTATAACAGCTCTTCCATTGACTCGATCACATTTCTTGGATGTTTATAGTAAAGGCAAGTGGAACTTATCCACAGTTCCAGCTCCACCATGTTTTGAGGGAATTGGTATTCTTAAACCTCCAGAAGCCTACCACGAGGCAGTACGTCTCGGAATTCTAGACTCACTTATAAATGCGAAACAATGGGAGAACCATAGTGCtgaatttcttgaaatcatTAAAAAGGTAACAAGAATTTTCGGAGTTAAAGGTGCCTCTATTTCACTTATTTCATGCAAGTTTCAAGAAGTAAAATATCAACACAACCTTGGTTTTGACAAGTGTCCTAGATTTTTGTCAATTGATGCCCATGCCATATTGTCTATGTCGGATTTTGTACTGCTTGACGCCTCTAAAGATTGGAGAACTCAAAAAAATCCATTGGTTCAAGGACCTCCTATGATCAAATTCTATTGCGGGGTACCAATCTGCAGTCGAACAGGACATGTGATGGGAATACTCGCAATTTTTGATGACATGCCCCGTTCTTCATTTGATACGAATCAAATCAAAGTTCTTCAGGGCCATGTCTCAAAGATCTGGcagttgttggaaactAGTGATAATATGCTAGACGAAAAAGATAAGGACAAAAAAATGGAGTCGATAGCCTCGCCTGCGGGAAGTAAACCTCTGTTGCCAACAAATGGAACTGCTAACCCCCTATTCCAGCAGATCGGCAGAGCGACAAGCAACTCTATCTCTAACAcaagtttcaaacttgCAGGGGATATTTTATTTGACAAAGATAGATCAGGATCTGCATATCAGTCCAGCAAGAACTTCtccatttcaaaacatGATTTGGCTTGTGTTTACCGAGACAGATTTGATAAATGCCTCTGGCAAAAACTATTGGAAAGCAAAAGTATGAGAAAAGCTGCTGGCATCTTGTGTGAACAAATTTGCATACAAAACGGAATTAACCTTGCATATGTTGCGGAAATAAGAGTCGTcgaaagattcaaaatcCGTCAGTCATTCTTTCCCCCAAAGAATAATTCAATCCTGTATGATAATTACAAATATCAGGATCAGTTGGTAAAAAGTGGAGAACCACGATGTGCAATTCGAGTCTACGGGACCAACTCTGATAGGAGGTCGAGCGTACCAAATTTGAGCCTGGACACACAATTGCATCTGTCTGGCTTCAAGTCAAAGTTAGGACTAGCCTTTCAAGGCAGGGATCCAAAGTCATACGTTAAATCAGGTATGGTCgttccattcttcaaaggcAATGCTAAATTGgttaaaaaaaaacctGAGAAAAAGTATCTGGATACTGATATGGTCGAATTGAACTTAAAATCCAACGGCTTTGTTATAGTCTGTGTTAACGATAATCCGAATAAAATCgcagaagaaaaagttgatgggATACTAAAAAATGCATTCTTGTTCAGAAAGATTTTTCTGGTGTag
- a CDS encoding Non-ATPase base subunit of the 19S regulatory particle (RP) of the 26S proteasome, with the protein MVLEATMIILDNSEFMRNGDYLPSRFSAQLDSVDFIFHAKTNSNPENTVGLMSMGGDGPQVLTTLTADFGRILAGIHDTKISKGIHFSTGIQVALLALKHRQNKVHHQRIIVFVGSPIDEDEKELEKLAKRLKKNSVAIDLINFGEHEVNTSKLERFIAIVNNHDNSHLVTIPQGPKLLYESIQYSPMFAEEGSSTGFATANGEDFDFGADPNVDPELALALRLSLEEERSRQARERERQETKSTLPKLDEGDGHDDGDGDSKMQDK; encoded by the coding sequence ATTCAGAGTTTATGCGTAATGGAGACTATCTTCCATCGCGTTTTTCTGCTCAATTAGACTCGgttgattttatttttcatGCAAAGACCAATTCTAACCCAGAAAATACTGTCGGCCTCATGTCGATGGGTGGTGATGGACCTCAAGTACTCACAACTCTCACAGCCGATTTTGGTCGTATATTGGCGGGTATACATGATACAAAGATTTCCAAAGGTATACATTTCAGTACAGGCATTCAAGTTGCTCTCTTAGCCCTGAAACACAGACAGAACAAGGTCCACCACCAGCGCATCATAGTTTTTGTGGGCTCACCCATcgatgaggatgaaaaagaactagaAAAGCTAGCTAAGCgactgaagaaaaatagtGTTGCCATTGACCTTATTAACTTTGGAGAACATGAAGTAAATACTTCCAAGCTCGAAAGGTTCATCGCAATCGTAAACAATCACGACAACTCGCACCTTGTAACGATTCCACAAGGCCCCAAGTTGCTATATGAATCAATCCAGTATTCACCAATGTTTGCAGAAGAAGGATCCTCTACTGGTTTTGCTACTGCAAATGGAGAAGACTTCGATTTTGGCGCAGATCCCAATGTCGATCCAGAGCTGGCCCTAGCCCTCCGTTTGtcacttgaagaagagagatCTCGACAAGCACGAGAGAGGGAAAgacaagaaacaaaatctaCCTTACCCAAACTTGACGAGGGCGATGGCCATGACGACGGTGATGGAGATTCCAAAATGCAAGATAAATAG